In the Pseudomonas sp. DTU_2021_1001937_2_SI_NGA_ILE_001 genome, one interval contains:
- a CDS encoding CsiV family protein, with product MRLYRSLILLFTVLLACAAAPAFAADHYQVEAILFRQIGEPAATPQPAPEHWDRGAPRVGQAEQRATALDATAQKLEASGKYQVLLHKAWQQTIGSEPSVMAVTEGDERFGHFAVEGTLSVAIDRFTDFDAEFWVNQLDSHGILLGSERLKQNARVKNGELTFLDYGSLALLIKVSSL from the coding sequence ATGCGCCTGTACCGTTCATTGATCCTGCTGTTCACCGTGCTGCTGGCCTGCGCTGCAGCACCGGCCTTCGCCGCCGACCACTACCAGGTCGAGGCCATTCTGTTCCGCCAGATCGGCGAACCGGCGGCGACCCCGCAACCGGCTCCCGAGCACTGGGATCGCGGCGCGCCACGGGTCGGCCAGGCCGAGCAGCGTGCCACCGCCCTCGACGCCACGGCGCAGAAGCTCGAAGCCAGCGGCAAGTACCAGGTGCTGCTGCATAAGGCCTGGCAGCAAACCATCGGCAGCGAGCCCAGCGTGATGGCGGTGACCGAGGGCGACGAGCGCTTCGGCCACTTCGCGGTGGAGGGCACCCTGAGCGTGGCCATCGATCGCTTCACCGACTTCGACGCTGAATTCTGGGTCAACCAGCTCGACAGCCACGGCATCCTGCTGGGCAGCGAACGCCTGAAGCAGAACGCCCGGGTCAAGAACGGCGAGCTGACCTTCCTCGACTACGGCAGCCTCGCCCTGCTGATCAAGGTATCGTCGCTCTGA
- the ligD gene encoding DNA ligase D yields MPRPISEYTRKRRFDITREPPEPASRPKRSGRGQALSFVIQKHDASHLHYDFRLELDGTLKSWAVPKGPSLDPSQKRLAVEVEDHPLAYARFEGRIPEGQYGAGEVIVWDRGTWQPHGDPRQGYEAGKLEFTLEGEKLGGDWALVRTRLKGSGKRQQWLLIKRHDAVARSAGEGDITAERPDSVLSDRRLEDRPQRAAPAKPQRRKAALPDTLAPQLASLMDTPPSGAWLYEIKFDGYRILARVRDGEVRLFSRNGHDWTARMPRQAKAIAALGLGDSWLDGEVVVLNRDGLPDFQALQQAFDQHSDQDILYYLFDAPWLDGKDLREQPVEQRRAALEKKLAGRRGELLRFSQAFAARPQEIIESASAMGLEGVIGKRSGSLYASRRNGDWVKLKCRMGQEFVIVGYTPPQGSRGSFGALLLAVNDAEAGGLVYAGRVGTGFSALALRQLKEHLDPLRCSRCPLIREPSASSVRQAHWVEPRLVAEVQFAEWTREGVLRQASFIGLRTDKSAHEIVREHPRPPAAPNAQAPSKGGSRVAAVAISHPERVVDTRSGTRKIELAQYYEAVADWLLPELARRPVAFLRCPEGIAGEQFFQKHAQGLRIPHITRLDPTLDPGHAALLQIDSVQALAGVAQMGVIELHTWGATSDRIETPDRLILDLDPDPTLPWQQMIEATQMLLAVLDELGLQAFIKTSGGKGMHVVVPLSRRAGWDEVKGFAKALAEFMARQLPERFTATAGPRNRVGRIFIDYLRNTRGGTTVAAWSVRARPGLPVSVPIRRDELTTLTSAGQWHIGNLGEHLRQLHEDPWAGYHNRQRITQAMWQRLGAGA; encoded by the coding sequence ATGCCCAGGCCGATCAGCGAATACACCCGCAAACGCCGCTTCGATATCACCCGCGAACCGCCAGAGCCTGCCAGCCGCCCCAAGCGCAGCGGGCGTGGGCAGGCGCTGAGCTTCGTGATCCAGAAGCATGACGCCAGCCACCTGCACTATGATTTTCGCCTTGAACTGGACGGCACCCTGAAGAGCTGGGCGGTGCCCAAGGGGCCAAGCCTGGACCCGAGCCAGAAGCGGCTGGCTGTCGAGGTGGAGGATCATCCGCTGGCCTATGCGCGTTTCGAAGGCCGTATTCCTGAAGGGCAGTATGGCGCCGGTGAGGTGATCGTCTGGGACCGCGGCACCTGGCAACCCCATGGCGACCCACGGCAGGGCTATGAAGCCGGCAAGCTGGAGTTCACCCTGGAGGGCGAGAAACTGGGCGGCGACTGGGCTCTGGTGCGCACCCGGCTGAAGGGCAGTGGCAAGCGCCAGCAGTGGCTGCTGATCAAGCGCCATGATGCCGTGGCACGCTCGGCGGGCGAGGGTGACATTACCGCCGAGCGTCCAGACAGCGTGCTCAGCGACCGACGCCTGGAAGACCGACCCCAACGCGCCGCTCCTGCCAAGCCGCAGCGCCGAAAGGCGGCCTTGCCTGATACGCTGGCACCGCAATTGGCCAGCTTGATGGACACCCCGCCAAGTGGGGCCTGGCTGTACGAGATCAAGTTCGACGGTTATCGCATCCTCGCTCGTGTCCGCGACGGCGAGGTGCGCCTGTTCAGCCGCAACGGCCATGACTGGACCGCGCGCATGCCCCGGCAAGCCAAGGCCATCGCGGCGCTGGGGCTGGGCGACAGCTGGCTCGACGGCGAGGTGGTGGTACTGAACCGCGACGGTTTGCCGGACTTCCAGGCCTTGCAACAGGCCTTCGACCAACACAGTGACCAGGACATTCTCTATTACCTGTTCGATGCGCCCTGGCTGGACGGTAAGGACCTGCGCGAGCAGCCGGTGGAGCAGCGGCGTGCCGCGCTGGAAAAGAAACTTGCAGGACGCCGCGGCGAGCTGTTGCGGTTTTCCCAGGCGTTTGCCGCCCGCCCGCAGGAAATCATCGAAAGCGCCAGCGCCATGGGCCTTGAAGGAGTGATCGGCAAGCGCAGTGGCAGTTTGTATGCAAGCCGTCGCAATGGCGACTGGGTCAAGCTCAAATGCCGCATGGGCCAGGAGTTCGTCATCGTCGGCTACACCCCGCCACAGGGCAGCCGCGGCAGCTTCGGCGCGCTGTTGCTGGCGGTCAACGACGCCGAGGCCGGTGGCCTGGTGTATGCCGGGCGGGTCGGCACCGGCTTCAGTGCCCTGGCACTCAGACAACTCAAGGAGCACCTCGACCCGTTGCGCTGCAGCCGTTGCCCGCTGATACGCGAACCCTCCGCCAGCAGCGTGCGCCAGGCGCATTGGGTCGAGCCACGGCTGGTGGCCGAGGTGCAGTTCGCCGAGTGGACCCGCGAGGGTGTCCTGCGCCAGGCCTCGTTCATCGGCCTGCGCACTGACAAGTCGGCACACGAGATTGTCCGTGAACACCCGCGTCCGCCCGCCGCGCCCAACGCTCAGGCACCCAGCAAGGGCGGTAGTCGGGTGGCCGCTGTGGCGATCAGCCACCCGGAGCGGGTCGTCGATACGCGTAGTGGCACCCGCAAGATCGAACTGGCGCAGTACTACGAAGCGGTCGCCGATTGGCTGCTGCCAGAATTGGCCAGGCGCCCGGTGGCGTTTCTGCGTTGTCCTGAAGGCATCGCAGGCGAGCAATTCTTCCAGAAGCATGCCCAGGGCCTGCGAATCCCGCACATCACCCGCCTGGACCCCACCCTGGACCCGGGGCACGCGGCACTGCTGCAGATCGATAGTGTCCAGGCGCTGGCTGGCGTGGCACAGATGGGTGTCATCGAGTTGCACACCTGGGGTGCCACCAGTGATCGTATCGAGACCCCGGACCGCCTGATCCTCGACCTGGACCCCGACCCGACACTGCCCTGGCAGCAGATGATCGAGGCCACCCAGATGCTGCTGGCGGTGCTCGATGAACTGGGGCTTCAGGCCTTCATCAAGACCAGCGGCGGCAAGGGCATGCACGTCGTCGTGCCGCTGTCCCGCCGCGCCGGATGGGACGAGGTGAAAGGCTTCGCCAAGGCGCTGGCCGAGTTCATGGCCCGCCAGCTGCCCGAACGTTTCACGGCAACGGCGGGCCCACGTAACCGGGTGGGGCGGATTTTCATCGATTACCTGCGCAATACCCGTGGCGGCACCACGGTCGCGGCCTGGTCGGTACGCGCACGGCCAGGCCTGCCCGTATCGGTGCCCATTCGTCGTGACGAGCTGACAACGCTGACGTCCGCCGGCCAATGGCACATCGGCAATCTCGGCGAGCACCTGCGCCAACTGCATGAAGACCCTTGGGCGGGTTATCACAACCGCCAGCGCATCACCCAGGCGATGTGGCAGCGTCTGGGCGCCGGAGCCTGA
- a CDS encoding aldo/keto reductase: MRHCSSLTRRRLLTLAAGAAAVLGIDSASGGERPATLPAPNPSSRLPGGRAMQTRVIPSSNEPLPVVGLGTYRGFDVATSSPAYKQLREVLDALFAAGGSVIDSSPMYGRAEQTTGELLSIHEPRSPAFLATKVWTRGRQEGIAQMEESLRLLRTDRIDLMQIHNLVDWQAHLPVLREWKAEGRIRYLGISHYTASAYDQVEAVLRAEQLDFLQINYALDDRAAEARILPLCRERGVAVICNRPFGGGGLLRSLKDKPLPGWAAQVEVNSWAQLALKFILAHPAVTCVIPGTGNPKYMAENAGAGFGPTLSDAQRQQLIALVKG; this comes from the coding sequence ATGCGCCATTGCTCGAGCCTCACGCGCCGCCGCCTGCTGACCCTGGCTGCCGGCGCCGCCGCCGTCCTGGGTATCGATTCGGCCAGCGGTGGCGAACGTCCGGCGACCTTGCCTGCGCCTAACCCTTCCTCGCGTCTTCCAGGAGGCCGCGCCATGCAGACCCGTGTCATCCCTTCCAGCAATGAGCCCTTGCCGGTGGTGGGCCTGGGCACCTACCGCGGCTTCGATGTGGCCACCTCCAGCCCGGCGTACAAGCAGTTGCGCGAAGTGCTCGACGCACTGTTCGCCGCCGGTGGCAGTGTCATCGACAGTTCGCCGATGTATGGCCGTGCCGAGCAGACCACCGGTGAGCTGCTGTCGATCCATGAGCCGCGCTCACCGGCCTTCCTCGCCACCAAGGTCTGGACCCGCGGGCGCCAGGAGGGCATCGCGCAGATGGAAGAGTCGTTGCGCCTGTTGCGCACCGATCGCATCGACCTGATGCAGATTCACAACCTGGTCGACTGGCAGGCCCATCTGCCGGTATTGCGTGAATGGAAAGCCGAGGGACGAATTCGTTACCTGGGTATCAGTCATTACACGGCGTCGGCCTACGATCAGGTCGAGGCGGTGCTCAGGGCCGAGCAGCTGGACTTCCTGCAGATCAACTACGCGCTGGATGATCGCGCCGCCGAAGCGCGCATCTTGCCGTTATGCCGCGAGCGCGGTGTCGCGGTGATCTGCAATCGCCCGTTTGGCGGCGGAGGGTTGTTGCGCAGCCTGAAAGACAAGCCGCTGCCGGGTTGGGCGGCGCAGGTCGAGGTCAACAGTTGGGCGCAACTGGCGCTGAAGTTCATCCTGGCGCACCCGGCCGTGACCTGCGTGATTCCTGGGACGGGCAACCCGAAGTACATGGCGGAGAACGCTGGCGCGGGTTTTGGTCCGACCCTGAGCGATGCCCAGCGCCAGCAACTGATCGCCCTGGTCAAAGGCTGA
- a CDS encoding DEAD/DEAH box helicase codes for MSSIFEKVLASAWTQFFKAQTLERGRTYARQNRVSLEQVGDQVVRTRCLGSAGERYSQSLIFKDPAQTRHYLVCTCTCPVRRDCKHCVAALEFLSSPANRQALALARPAAVEDSPPALPERLIDDLQPRPRLILASLEFTAFEPRNGRMQRQIQHRAALAFAYGKHYATGTTHVSILTSTLGSDLVNQKSDILETTATEILRIRRQGERERQYRQRLTDLGFKVATRQSKALPDSAGEMYELPGDKAWLHFVLDDLPKLRDEGWEIDIRDGFGFDVTPVDDWYAVIDEQDDRNWFDLELGIIVNGERLSLLPILVNLLRSHPELINPADVARRGDEEQLLVQLHHFAQQGGGPVQVALPYGRLKPVLATLGEFFWREAGNTSVRLNAADAARLNELDDLPLSWEGGERMRHFAERLARIKDAPVSLPDGLNAQLRPYQLEGLSWMQALRELEVGGILADDMGLGKTLQTLSHLLLEKQQGRLDRPALAVMPTSLIGNWLDEAAHFTPQLKVLALYGAQRHQELDDLQGYDLILTTYALLPRDVEHLEKLALHVLILDEAQYIKNPKSKAAQAARQLNARQRLCLSGTPLENHLGELWSLFHFLMPGWLGSSKEFNSNYRTAIEKHGNAARLQHLNARIKPFLLRRTKEQVATELPPKTEIIQWVELNDSQRDVYETVRLAMDKKVRDEIDRKGMARSQIVILEALLKLRQVCCDLRLVNDMPVNPRHGSSAKLAGLMEMFEELLAEGRRILLFSQFTSMLELIEQELQGRGIDYALLTGSTRDRRTPIREFQEGRLPVFLISLKAGGTGLNLTAADTVIHYDPWWNPAAENQATDRAYRIGQDKPVFVYKMIARGTVEEKIQRLQQEKSALAAGVLEGRSQGDWKLGEDDLKALFAPLPPAPKKARRQAG; via the coding sequence GTGTCATCGATTTTCGAAAAAGTCCTGGCCAGCGCCTGGACGCAATTCTTCAAAGCCCAGACTCTGGAGCGCGGACGCACCTATGCCCGGCAGAATCGCGTCAGCCTGGAGCAGGTCGGCGACCAGGTGGTGCGTACCCGTTGCCTGGGCAGCGCTGGCGAGCGCTACAGCCAGTCACTGATCTTCAAGGACCCGGCACAGACCCGCCACTACCTGGTCTGCACCTGCACCTGCCCGGTACGCCGGGACTGCAAGCATTGCGTTGCCGCGCTGGAATTTCTCAGCAGCCCGGCCAACCGCCAGGCGCTCGCCCTCGCCCGCCCGGCCGCAGTCGAAGACAGCCCGCCTGCGTTGCCAGAGCGACTGATCGACGACCTGCAGCCGCGCCCACGGCTGATCCTCGCCAGCCTTGAGTTCACCGCCTTCGAACCGCGCAACGGTCGCATGCAGCGGCAGATTCAGCACCGTGCCGCGCTGGCCTTCGCCTACGGCAAGCACTACGCCACCGGCACCACGCACGTGAGCATTCTGACCAGCACGCTGGGCAGTGACCTGGTGAACCAGAAGAGCGACATCCTCGAAACCACCGCCACGGAAATCCTGCGCATCCGTCGCCAGGGCGAGCGCGAACGACAGTACCGCCAGCGCCTGACCGACCTGGGCTTCAAGGTCGCCACCCGGCAGAGCAAGGCCCTGCCCGACAGCGCCGGGGAAATGTACGAGCTGCCAGGCGACAAGGCCTGGTTGCATTTCGTGCTCGACGACCTGCCGAAACTGCGTGACGAAGGCTGGGAAATCGACATCCGCGATGGCTTCGGCTTCGACGTCACGCCGGTGGACGACTGGTACGCGGTGATCGACGAGCAGGATGATCGCAACTGGTTCGACCTGGAACTGGGCATCATCGTCAACGGCGAACGCCTGAGTCTGCTGCCGATCCTCGTCAACCTGCTGCGCAGCCACCCGGAGTTGATCAACCCGGCCGACGTGGCACGCCGCGGTGACGAAGAACAACTGCTGGTGCAACTGCACCATTTCGCCCAGCAAGGCGGTGGCCCGGTGCAAGTGGCATTGCCCTATGGCCGTCTCAAGCCGGTGCTGGCGACCCTGGGGGAATTCTTCTGGCGCGAAGCGGGCAACACCAGCGTGCGCCTGAATGCCGCCGATGCCGCCCGCCTCAACGAGCTGGACGACCTGCCGCTGTCCTGGGAAGGCGGCGAGCGCATGCGCCACTTCGCCGAGCGCCTGGCACGCATCAAGGATGCGCCGGTCAGCCTGCCCGACGGCCTCAACGCGCAGTTGCGGCCTTACCAGCTGGAAGGCTTGAGCTGGATGCAGGCGCTGCGCGAACTGGAAGTGGGCGGCATCCTGGCCGACGACATGGGCCTGGGCAAGACCTTGCAGACCCTCAGCCACCTGCTGCTGGAAAAGCAGCAGGGGCGCCTCGACCGCCCGGCGCTGGCGGTGATGCCCACCAGCCTGATCGGCAACTGGCTGGATGAAGCGGCGCATTTCACCCCGCAGCTCAAGGTCCTGGCGCTGTACGGCGCGCAGCGTCACCAGGAGCTGGACGATCTGCAGGGCTACGATCTGATCCTCACCACCTACGCGCTGTTGCCGCGGGATGTCGAGCACCTGGAAAAGCTGGCGCTGCATGTGCTGATCCTCGACGAAGCACAGTACATCAAGAATCCCAAGAGCAAGGCCGCCCAGGCCGCGCGGCAACTCAACGCACGCCAGCGCCTGTGCCTGTCCGGCACACCGCTGGAAAACCACCTGGGTGAACTCTGGTCGCTGTTCCACTTCCTGATGCCCGGCTGGCTGGGCAGCAGCAAGGAATTCAACAGCAACTACCGCACCGCCATCGAGAAACATGGCAATGCTGCACGCCTGCAGCATCTCAACGCGCGAATCAAGCCGTTCCTGCTGCGCCGCACCAAGGAACAGGTGGCCACCGAGCTGCCGCCCAAGACCGAGATCATCCAATGGGTGGAACTCAACGACAGCCAGCGTGACGTGTACGAAACCGTGCGCCTGGCCATGGACAAGAAAGTCCGCGACGAGATCGATCGCAAGGGCATGGCGCGCAGCCAGATCGTCATCCTTGAAGCACTGTTGAAGCTGCGCCAGGTGTGCTGCGACCTGCGCCTGGTCAACGACATGCCGGTCAACCCGCGCCATGGCAGCTCGGCCAAGCTGGCCGGATTGATGGAGATGTTCGAAGAGCTGCTGGCCGAAGGGCGGCGCATCCTGCTGTTCTCGCAGTTCACCTCGATGCTGGAACTGATCGAGCAGGAACTGCAGGGGCGCGGCATCGACTATGCCCTGCTGACCGGCTCGACCCGCGACCGGCGCACGCCGATCCGCGAATTCCAGGAAGGCCGCCTGCCGGTGTTCCTGATCAGCCTCAAGGCCGGCGGTACGGGTCTGAACCTCACCGCCGCCGACACCGTGATCCACTACGACCCGTGGTGGAACCCGGCCGCCGAGAACCAGGCCACCGACCGCGCCTATCGCATCGGCCAGGACAAACCGGTGTTCGTCTATAAGATGATCGCCAGGGGCACGGTGGAAGAGAAGATCCAGCGCCTGCAGCAGGAAAAATCGGCGCTTGCCGCCGGCGTTCTGGAAGGCCGCAGCCAGGGTGACTGGAAACTTGGCGAGGACGACCTCAAGGCCCTCTTCGCCCCCCTGCCCCCCGCCCCGAAAAAAGCGCGGCGCCAAGCGGGGTAG
- the mfd gene encoding transcription-repair coupling factor — MPVLRLPQQPATAGKQHWGNLQGAALSLAIAEAASAARRFTLLLTADSQGAERLEQELKFFAPELPVLHFPDWETLPYDLFSPHQDIISQRIASLYRLPELEHGVLVVPITTALHRLAPTKFLLGSSLVLDVGQKLDVEAMRTRLEASGYRYVDTVYEHGEFTVRGALFDLFPMGSKTPYRIDLFDDEIETLRTFDPETQRSIDKVDSVRLLPAREFPLHKDEVVRFKARFRERFDVDFRRSPIFQDLNSGIIPAGIEYYIPLFFEETSTLFDYLPQDTQVFSLPGIEQAAENFWNDVRNRYEDRRIDPDRPLLPPAELFLPVEDCFARLKQWPRVVASQQDIEAGAGRERFASQPLPDLAIEAKASQPLAALSGFLDSFPGRVLFTAESAGRREVLLELLERLKLRPKTVEGWEDFVTGDERLAITIAPLDEGLVLDQPSLALIAESPLFGQRVMQRRRREKRAEHGNDAVIKNLTELREGAPVVHIDHGVGRYQGLATIEVDNQVAEFLTLVYADDAKLYVPVANLHLIARYTGSDDELAPLHRLGSETWQKAKRKAAEQVRDVAAELLDIYARRAARKGYAFEDPKADYATFSAGFPFEETPDQQASIDAVRADMLAAKPMDRLVCGDVGFGKTEVAMRAAFIAVHGGRQVAVLVPTTLLAQQHYNSFRDRFADWPVKVEVMSRFKSAKEVSQAVSDLAEGKIDIVIGTHKLLSDDVKFKDLGLVIIDEEHRFGVRQKEQLKALRSEVDILTLTATPIPRTLNMAVSGMRDLSIIATPPARRLSVRTFVMEQNKPTVKEALLRELLRGGQVYYLHNDVKTIEKCAADLAELVPEARIGVGHGQMRERELEQVMSDFYHKRFNVLVASTIIETGIDVPSANTIIIERADKFGLAQLHQLRGRVGRSHHQAYAYLLTPPRKQVTADAEKRLEAIANTQDLGAGFVLATNDLEIRGAGELLGDGQSGQIQAVGFTLYMEMLERAVKAIRKGEQPNLDQPLGGGPEINLRVPALIPEDYLPDVHTRLILYKRIANATDEEGLKDLQVEMIDRFGLLPEPTKSLMRITHLKLVAEQLGITKIDAGPQGGRLEFGAETPVDPLTLIKLIQGQPNRYKFEGATVFKFMVPMERPEERFNTIEALLERLTPKSA, encoded by the coding sequence GTGCCCGTCCTGCGTCTACCGCAACAGCCTGCCACCGCCGGCAAACAACACTGGGGCAACCTGCAAGGTGCCGCCCTGAGCCTGGCCATCGCCGAGGCCGCCAGTGCCGCGCGGCGTTTCACCCTGCTGCTGACCGCCGACAGCCAGGGCGCCGAACGCCTTGAACAGGAACTGAAATTCTTCGCCCCGGAACTGCCGGTGCTGCATTTCCCGGACTGGGAAACCCTGCCCTACGACCTGTTCTCGCCCCACCAGGACATCATCTCGCAGCGTATTGCCAGCCTGTACCGCCTGCCGGAGCTGGAGCATGGCGTGCTGGTGGTGCCGATCACCACCGCCCTGCACCGCCTGGCGCCGACCAAGTTCCTGCTCGGCAGCAGCCTGGTGCTGGACGTCGGCCAGAAGCTCGACGTCGAAGCCATGCGCACGCGCCTGGAAGCCAGCGGCTACCGCTATGTCGACACGGTCTACGAGCACGGCGAGTTCACCGTGCGCGGTGCGCTGTTCGACCTGTTCCCGATGGGCAGCAAGACGCCCTACCGCATCGACCTGTTCGATGACGAGATCGAAACCCTGCGCACCTTCGACCCGGAAACCCAGCGTTCCATCGACAAGGTCGACTCGGTGCGCCTGCTGCCGGCGCGGGAGTTCCCGCTGCACAAGGACGAGGTGGTGCGTTTCAAGGCCCGCTTTCGCGAGCGTTTCGACGTCGACTTCCGGCGCAGCCCGATCTTCCAGGACCTCAACAGCGGCATCATCCCCGCCGGTATCGAGTACTACATTCCGCTGTTCTTCGAAGAAACCTCGACCCTGTTCGATTACCTGCCCCAGGACACCCAGGTGTTCTCGCTGCCCGGCATTGAGCAGGCGGCGGAAAACTTCTGGAACGACGTGCGCAATCGCTACGAAGACCGGCGCATCGACCCCGACCGGCCGCTGCTGCCGCCGGCCGAGCTGTTCCTGCCGGTGGAGGACTGTTTCGCACGCCTGAAGCAATGGCCGCGGGTGGTGGCCAGCCAGCAGGACATCGAGGCCGGAGCCGGTCGCGAGCGCTTTGCGTCCCAGCCACTGCCGGACCTGGCCATCGAGGCCAAGGCCAGCCAGCCGCTGGCGGCGCTCTCGGGCTTTCTCGACAGTTTCCCGGGCCGGGTGCTGTTCACCGCCGAGTCGGCCGGCCGCCGCGAAGTGCTGCTGGAACTGCTCGAACGCCTGAAGCTGCGCCCCAAGACGGTGGAAGGCTGGGAAGACTTCGTCACCGGCGACGAGCGCCTGGCGATCACCATCGCGCCCCTCGACGAAGGCCTGGTGTTGGACCAGCCGTCCCTGGCGCTGATCGCCGAAAGCCCGCTGTTCGGCCAGCGCGTCATGCAGCGCCGACGCCGCGAGAAACGCGCCGAACATGGCAACGATGCGGTCATCAAGAACCTCACCGAGCTGCGCGAAGGCGCGCCGGTGGTGCACATCGACCACGGCGTGGGCCGCTACCAGGGCCTGGCGACCATCGAGGTCGACAACCAGGTCGCCGAATTCCTCACCCTGGTCTATGCCGACGACGCCAAGCTCTACGTGCCTGTGGCCAACCTGCACCTGATCGCCCGCTACACCGGCAGCGACGACGAACTGGCACCGCTGCATCGCCTGGGCTCGGAAACCTGGCAGAAGGCCAAGCGCAAGGCTGCTGAGCAGGTGCGCGACGTCGCCGCCGAGCTGCTGGACATCTATGCCCGTCGTGCGGCGCGCAAGGGCTATGCCTTCGAAGACCCGAAGGCCGACTACGCCACTTTCAGTGCCGGTTTCCCTTTCGAGGAAACGCCCGACCAACAGGCCAGCATCGACGCGGTACGCGCCGACATGCTTGCCGCCAAGCCCATGGATCGCCTGGTATGCGGCGACGTCGGCTTCGGCAAGACCGAGGTGGCCATGCGCGCGGCGTTCATCGCCGTGCACGGCGGCCGCCAGGTGGCGGTGCTGGTACCCACCACCCTGCTCGCCCAGCAGCACTACAACAGCTTCCGCGATCGCTTCGCCGACTGGCCGGTGAAGGTCGAGGTGATGAGCCGCTTCAAGTCGGCCAAGGAAGTCAGCCAGGCCGTCAGCGACCTGGCCGAAGGAAAGATCGACATCGTCATCGGCACCCACAAGCTGCTCTCCGACGACGTGAAGTTCAAGGACCTGGGCCTGGTGATCATCGACGAGGAGCACCGTTTCGGCGTGCGCCAGAAGGAGCAGCTCAAGGCGCTGCGCAGCGAGGTGGACATCCTCACCCTCACGGCCACGCCGATCCCGCGCACCTTGAACATGGCGGTGTCGGGCATGCGCGACCTGTCGATCATCGCCACCCCGCCGGCACGCCGCCTCTCGGTGCGCACCTTCGTAATGGAACAGAACAAGCCGACGGTCAAGGAAGCGCTGCTGCGCGAACTGCTGCGCGGCGGCCAGGTGTACTACCTGCACAACGATGTGAAGACCATCGAGAAGTGCGCCGCCGACCTCGCCGAACTGGTGCCCGAGGCACGCATCGGCGTCGGCCACGGGCAGATGCGCGAGCGCGAGCTGGAACAGGTGATGAGCGACTTCTACCACAAGCGCTTCAACGTGCTGGTGGCCTCGACCATCATCGAGACGGGTATCGACGTGCCCAGCGCCAACACCATCATCATCGAACGCGCCGACAAGTTCGGCCTGGCCCAGTTGCACCAGTTGCGCGGCCGGGTCGGGCGCAGTCATCACCAGGCCTACGCCTACCTGTTGACGCCGCCGCGCAAGCAGGTCACCGCCGATGCGGAAAAACGCCTGGAGGCCATCGCCAATACCCAGGACCTGGGCGCCGGCTTCGTGCTGGCCACCAACGACCTGGAGATCCGCGGTGCCGGTGAACTGCTCGGCGATGGCCAGAGCGGGCAGATCCAGGCGGTAGGGTTCACCCTGTACATGGAAATGCTCGAACGCGCGGTCAAGGCGATCCGCAAGGGCGAGCAGCCGAACCTCGACCAGCCTCTGGGCGGCGGACCGGAGATCAACCTGCGCGTACCGGCCCTGATCCCCGAAGATTACCTGCCCGATGTGCATACGCGGCTGATCCTCTACAAGCGCATCGCCAACGCCACCGACGAAGAAGGTCTCAAGGACCTGCAGGTGGAAATGATCGATCGCTTCGGCCTGCTGCCCGAACCGACCAAGAGCCTGATGCGCATCACCCATCTGAAACTGGTCGCCGAACAGCTGGGCATCACCAAGATCGATGCCGGCCCGCAAGGCGGGCGCCTGGAGTTCGGTGCCGAAACGCCGGTCGACCCGCTGACCCTGATCAAGCTGATTCAGGGCCAGCCCAATCGCTACAAGTTCGAAGGCGCCACCGTGTTCAAGTTCATGGTGCCCATGGAACGCCCCGAGGAGCGTTTCAATACCATCGAAGCGCTGCTTGAGCGCCTGACCCCGAAATCTGCCTGA
- a CDS encoding Ku protein, with amino-acid sequence MARAIWKGAISFGLVHIPVALISATSAQGVDFDWLDKRSMDPVGYKRVNKATGKEVSAENIVKGVEYEKDRYVVLSEEEIRAAHPKATQTIDIFGFVDSQQIPLQHIDRPYFLAPTQRGEKVYALLRETLHDSKRVALANVVLHTREHLAAVMPLASALVLVLLRWPAEVRDMDDTLELSEAVTDVSLSKAERDMARKLVKDMSVDWQPQDYRDTFQEKIMALVETKAKHGKLHTVSDEEAPDERRQADVVDLTELLRQSLSGKKATRKSPAGKAGGKAQSTTGAGGGAKGQRRRRAS; translated from the coding sequence ATGGCAAGGGCAATCTGGAAAGGCGCAATCAGCTTCGGGCTGGTGCATATCCCGGTGGCACTCATCTCGGCCACTTCCGCGCAGGGCGTGGACTTCGACTGGCTCGACAAGCGCAGCATGGACCCGGTGGGCTACAAGCGGGTCAACAAGGCCACCGGCAAGGAGGTCAGCGCCGAGAATATCGTCAAGGGCGTGGAGTACGAGAAAGACCGCTATGTGGTGCTCAGCGAGGAGGAGATTCGTGCGGCGCACCCCAAGGCCACCCAGACCATCGATATCTTCGGCTTCGTCGACAGCCAGCAGATTCCCCTGCAGCACATCGACCGGCCTTACTTCCTCGCCCCCACGCAACGCGGCGAGAAGGTCTATGCCCTGTTGCGTGAAACCTTGCACGACAGCAAGCGCGTCGCACTGGCCAATGTGGTGCTGCACACCCGTGAACACCTGGCAGCGGTGATGCCGTTGGCCTCCGCGCTGGTACTGGTGCTGCTGCGCTGGCCGGCCGAGGTGCGCGATATGGATGACACCCTGGAACTCAGCGAGGCGGTCACCGATGTCAGCCTGAGCAAGGCCGAACGCGACATGGCCCGCAAGCTGGTCAAGGACATGAGTGTTGACTGGCAGCCACAGGATTACCGCGACACCTTCCAGGAAAAGATCATGGCCCTGGTGGAGACCAAGGCCAAGCACGGCAAGCTGCATACGGTCAGTGACGAAGAAGCGCCCGATGAGCGTCGCCAGGCCGATGTGGTCGACCTGACCGAACTGCTGCGCCAGAGCCTGTCAGGCAAGAAAGCCACACGCAAGAGCCCCGCCGGCAAGGCGGGTGGCAAAGCGCAGAGCACGACTGGCGCGGGCGGTGGCGCCAAGGGCCAGCGTCGCCGCCGGGCCAGTTGA